The following is a genomic window from Brevibacterium limosum.
GAGGCGATCGTGAACAACGGCGGGACGGTCCGCCTCGGTGCCGGTGTCGCCGGGGTCGACCGCGACGGTGAGAGGTGGATCGTCCGCGGCGAGGGGGACGACATCGAATCCGATGGGCTCGTCCTCGCCACGCCCGCGCATGTGACTGCAGGGCTGCTGACGTCGGTGGCCCCGGAATCGGCGAGCCGCCTCGGCGAGATTCCCTATGCCTCCACCGCCTTGGTCGCCGCCCTCGTCGACCTCAGGGGGACCGATCTCGAGGGGTCCGGGTTCCTCGTCCCCGCGACCGAGGGAACGTTCATCAAGGCCTCGACTTTCGTGTCGAACAAATGGCCGTGGACGGCCGACCACATCCCTGCGGGCACGGCCCTGGTGCGGATGAGCATCGGACGCTTCGGCGACAGGCCCGAGGTGTGGAGCAGCCTGTCGGATGAGGAGATCATCGAACGCGCCTTCGCCGACTGGCAGACGATCTCCTCCCGCCCGGGGTCGCAGCTGGTGAGCGCCGAAGTCCAACGCTGGAACTCCGCACTGCCGCAGTACCTGCCCGGCCATGCCGGACGCATCGCCGACATCGACGCGCAGATCGCGGCCCTGCCCGGCCTCGAACTCGCCGGATCCGCGTTCGAAGGAGTCGGCATCCCCGCCTGCATCGCCCGCGCGGACGCCGTGGCGCAGAGACTGAACCAACCACAACCGTGACCACCGAGAGTGAACAGATGACAGAAGGAGCAGCTATGAGCGAATTTACTCAGCCCACCGACGCCCAGATCGAGGAGGCGAACGAGCAGACGCGGTATATCGCCTACTCCGTCTTCGCCTCTGCGGGAGAACTCGGCGATGCCGACCGCCAGGAACTCGCCGATGAGCTGCACGCAGCTCTCGAGCCCCTGACAGAACGCGGCCTCGTCGTGCGCGGAATCTACGACGTCTCGGCTCTCCGCGCCGACGCCGATGTCATGTTCTGGTACCACGCCCCCGAGGTCGAGGTCGTCCAGGCAGCCTACTCGGCGATCCGCCGCAGCCTGATCGGCGGAGTGCTCGAACCCATCTGGTCCGTCGTCGGAATCCATCGACCGGCCGAGTTCAACAAGGCACACCTGCCCGCTCTGCTGACCGATCCGGAGCCCGGCGACTACATCTGCGTCTATCCGTTCGTGCGGTCCTACGACTGGTACCTCCTCGACCCCGCCGAACGGGCGAAGATGCTGCGCGACCACGGAATGGCCGCCGCAGCATACAAGGACGTCAAGGCGAACACGATCTCCTCGTTCGCTCTCGGCGACTACGAATGGCTGCTGGCCTTCGAGGCCGCCGAACTGCACCGCATCGTCGACCTGATGCGCGACCTGCGCAACACGGAGGCGCGCCTGCACGTGCGCGAAGAGGTTCCGTTCTACACCGGACCGCGCCGCGAACTCGTCGACGTCATCTCCGACTGGCGCTGACCGAACGCTGCTCGCCCGCCGGGGCGTGAGAACGGCAAGAGAAGGGCCGCCGCACCGATTCGGTGCGGCGGCCCTTTCAGTCGGCTGAAAAGCGCCCTCGGGCTACTTGCTGCCTTTCTTCACCACGTAGGAATGGCCGTTTGCGTCGGTGCGCATCTCCAGTCCCATGGCATCGAGCTGTTGGTGTCGCAAGGTCTCGTCCTCGTAGTATCCGCCCGGGCGAGTATTGTCGACCTGGGCCGGTCCGACGATCTTGCGGAAGAAGTTGTTCAGCCACCCGACGCCGCGCTGGGATTCCGGATGCTGATTCCTCTTCCGCACCGGATTCGTCTGCTTCCGGTTCTGCTTCCGGTTGGAACCATCGGCGGGAGTCTGCGAGGAGGACGACATAGAGAGAATCCAATCGACGAGGCGCCGCATGGGCGAGAGGCTATGCAGGGTTCACCTGAAGTGTACACTAATCATTAGTGCACGAACTGTTTTGGCTGCACGACCTGATTGCCGACGCGGAGGATCGACGAAACACGATGCTGGAATCCGAAGGTTCGACAAAGCGGTTGGACAATCCGCTGGCGCTCGAGAGCCAGATCTGCTTTGCCCTGGCTGTGGCCTCTCGCGGAGTGATCGGCGCCTACCGGTCCGTGCTCGAACCGATCAGCCTGACCCATCCGCAGTATCTGGTCATGCTCGCACTGTGGCAGCACGAGAAGCTGCCGATGCGTGAGATCGCTCGACTGCTGCGACTCGAGCCCGCCACGGTGTCGCCGCTGGTCAAACGTCTCGAAGCGCTGGACTATGTGATGAAGACCCGCAGTGACAGCGACGAGCGGATCGTCGAGGTCACGCTCACCGACACCGGCCGCGAACTGCGCAGGACCGCCGAGGCGATCCCCGGGACGATGATGGCCAAGCTCGGCATCGACGTGGAAGGAGTTCGCGAGCTGCACGCCATGATGCAGAAGATCATCGCCTCCGTGGACGCCGCCGACGACTGACCGGTTTCAGCCGGCCGGGCGCTCCATCGGCGTGTGTTCGATCCCGTCCTCATCGAAGTGCGGACCATTCGGTGCGAACCCCACGGAGGCGTACAGCCCCTCGAGATGCGACTGCGCATTCAGCGTCAGCGGTGTGGTCGACCAGGCGTCGACGATGTCGCTGAGCAGTCGGCGGCCCCACCCCTGTCCACGGGCATCGGGATGGGTGGCGACGCGACTGATGCTGCGCGCGCCTTCCCTGGCTGCCGGTCCGTCAGGGACGTCCGCCGGCAGCAGACGGGCGTAGGCCCACGGCGCGAGGTCGCGTCCGTGCTCGGCGCCATGGGTGTCCGCCATCGGCGTCGCCGGCCGTGGGCAGAAGAAATGCAGGGTCTCCGGCAGAGTGTCCACCCCGTCCGGGTCGAGGAACACGCACTCCTGTTCGACGACGAAGACGCGTGAGCGCAGCTGCAGAATTCCGTAGAGCTCTTCAGGCCGAAGCTCGGCGAAGGTCCGAACGATCGGTTCGGCAGGGGCTTCAGTTCTCAGCATCGACCGATCCGCCCTGAGCATCTTTGGGGTTGAGCTTCAGGGAGATCGAGTTGATGCAGTAGCGCTGATCGGTGGGAGTGCCATAGCCCTCGCCCGAGAAGACGTGGCCCATATGCGAGTCGCAGTTCGCGCAGCGGACCTCGACGCGTTCCATGCCCAGCGTTGTGTCGCGGATGTAGCGGACCCGGTCCTCGGCCAGAGGCGCGTAGAACGATGGCCATCCGCAGTGCGAGGCGAACTTCGTATCGGCGGGGAACAGGTCGGCGCCGCAGGCCCGACACTGGTACATCCCGGCAGCCGTCTCATCGTTGTATTCACCGGTGAAGGGACGTTCGGTCGCGCCCTGGCGCAGCACCGCGAACTCCTCGGGAGTGAGCACGTCCTGCCAACGGATCTCCTCAGCCGCGGCCCCCTCGTTCGTCGAAGTTCCAGCGTTGATATCTGATGACTGTGTCATCGTGTCCTCCGGTCTCTGTCAGTGACGGTGATTGCGGCGAGGAGGAGATGATCTCCGCCCCTGGTGAGCGCAACAGCGAGTGACACTCGCTCATTCCGCACAACAGCGTTTGGTGCCTGATCATTCCGTAGGCAACAATGAACACAGGAGGTTTTCATGGTCCGCGACACGAAGTTCCCCGCCCGCCTGCTTGCCGCCGGTATCGGCGTCGGCGCCGGACTCGGTGCCCTGATCTCTGTTGCGTCGTCGGGTCTGGCCGCCTACTTCGCCCGGAAGATCATCGTTCCGGAGAACGCCCCGGAAGAACTCGACATCCTGCACATCGACGGCTTCCCGCCGAATATGCGCATTCAGCTGCCCGCCGATGAGGAGACCACGGTGCCCGGCACCTATGGTCTCTACTTCAACCAGGGTTCGGGACATGCCGTCGTCGGCGACATCGTCGAGTACGATCCGCGCTCGCGCACCGTCTCCCGAGAGATCCTGTCCGTCACCCGCGGTGACATCCGACGGGCCTGGCGGGGACGCTGGACCGGAGTCGTCTATCCTGATCCGATCGCTGCCGGAGTGAATTTCGAAGACATCGAGATCCGCTCCGATGCCGGCGACCTGCCCGCGTGGCTGCTGCCGACCGACCATCCAGAACCGCACGAGACCTGGGCGATCCTCATCCACGGTCGTGCCAGCACCCGTGCCGAGGGACTGCGTGCCGCTCCCGTGCTCAACACCCTCGGGGTGCCGTCGATCGCGATGTCCTACCGCAATGACGCCGAGGTGCGGGTGGAGACCACATCGCGCTACGGACTCGGCGACACCGAATGGATCGACGTCGACGCGGCCATCGACTTCGCGGTCGAACACGGAGCGAAGAACGTCGTGCTCTTCGGCTGGTCGATGGGCGGAGCCATTGCCCTGCAGGCGGCCTCCCGCGGACGCAACTGCAGATTCGTCACCTCACTGGTCCTCGACGGCCCCGTCGTCGACTGGGTGAACGTGCTCGACGGGCAGGCGAAGAAGAACCTGCTGCCGACACCGATCGCCAAACTCACGCTCGAGATGATCACGCAGCCATGGGCACGGCCGATCACCGGACTGGAGACCCCGCTCGATCTCGATCGCATGGATTGGGTGACCCGTGCCGCCGAACTCGATGTGCCGGTTCTGCTCATCCACTCCGATGACGACGAATTCGTTCCCTCCGGCCCCTCTCATGCGCTGGCAGGGGTCAGGCGGG
Proteins encoded in this region:
- the hemQ gene encoding hydrogen peroxide-dependent heme synthase; this encodes MSEFTQPTDAQIEEANEQTRYIAYSVFASAGELGDADRQELADELHAALEPLTERGLVVRGIYDVSALRADADVMFWYHAPEVEVVQAAYSAIRRSLIGGVLEPIWSVVGIHRPAEFNKAHLPALLTDPEPGDYICVYPFVRSYDWYLLDPAERAKMLRDHGMAAAAYKDVKANTISSFALGDYEWLLAFEAAELHRIVDLMRDLRNTEARLHVREEVPFYTGPRRELVDVISDWR
- a CDS encoding MarR family winged helix-turn-helix transcriptional regulator; this translates as MLESEGSTKRLDNPLALESQICFALAVASRGVIGAYRSVLEPISLTHPQYLVMLALWQHEKLPMREIARLLRLEPATVSPLVKRLEALDYVMKTRSDSDERIVEVTLTDTGRELRRTAEAIPGTMMAKLGIDVEGVRELHAMMQKIIASVDAADD
- the msrB gene encoding peptide-methionine (R)-S-oxide reductase MsrB, coding for MTQSSDINAGTSTNEGAAAEEIRWQDVLTPEEFAVLRQGATERPFTGEYNDETAAGMYQCRACGADLFPADTKFASHCGWPSFYAPLAEDRVRYIRDTTLGMERVEVRCANCDSHMGHVFSGEGYGTPTDQRYCINSISLKLNPKDAQGGSVDAEN
- a CDS encoding alpha/beta hydrolase family protein; translated protein: MVRDTKFPARLLAAGIGVGAGLGALISVASSGLAAYFARKIIVPENAPEELDILHIDGFPPNMRIQLPADEETTVPGTYGLYFNQGSGHAVVGDIVEYDPRSRTVSREILSVTRGDIRRAWRGRWTGVVYPDPIAAGVNFEDIEIRSDAGDLPAWLLPTDHPEPHETWAILIHGRASTRAEGLRAAPVLNTLGVPSIAMSYRNDAEVRVETTSRYGLGDTEWIDVDAAIDFAVEHGAKNVVLFGWSMGGAIALQAASRGRNCRFVTSLVLDGPVVDWVNVLDGQAKKNLLPTPIAKLTLEMITQPWARPITGLETPLDLDRMDWVTRAAELDVPVLLIHSDDDEFVPSGPSHALAGVRRDLVTMPSYGKAHHTKEWNVDPVRWEDDVANFLEAKILPKG
- the hemG gene encoding protoporphyrinogen oxidase, whose amino-acid sequence is MGQITVVGGGVSGLAAAYRLSADHRVTVVEAGDRLGGCLKATTLDGAVPIGIDTGAEASLNRRPETRGLAAELGLDTVFPSTRHSSQVLNRGSLHAIPKRTIMGVPAEAAEVESLIGTEAASRLAAEELTDPIDADDVSLGQFLSARLGDAIVDSLVDPLLGGVYAGRCRDLSLAETVPALLPAAVEGTSVLDLVGRLLAARDAQAASPDQPAEPVFMSFEGGINRLIPALREAIVNNGGTVRLGAGVAGVDRDGERWIVRGEGDDIESDGLVLATPAHVTAGLLTSVAPESASRLGEIPYASTALVAALVDLRGTDLEGSGFLVPATEGTFIKASTFVSNKWPWTADHIPAGTALVRMSIGRFGDRPEVWSSLSDEEIIERAFADWQTISSRPGSQLVSAEVQRWNSALPQYLPGHAGRIADIDAQIAALPGLELAGSAFEGVGIPACIARADAVAQRLNQPQP
- a CDS encoding GNAT family N-acetyltransferase, translating into MLRTEAPAEPIVRTFAELRPEELYGILQLRSRVFVVEQECVFLDPDGVDTLPETLHFFCPRPATPMADTHGAEHGRDLAPWAYARLLPADVPDGPAAREGARSISRVATHPDARGQGWGRRLLSDIVDAWSTTPLTLNAQSHLEGLYASVGFAPNGPHFDEDGIEHTPMERPAG